Proteins encoded together in one Plectropomus leopardus isolate mb chromosome 19, YSFRI_Pleo_2.0, whole genome shotgun sequence window:
- the LOC121958461 gene encoding dynamin-binding protein isoform X3, whose protein sequence is MKSPVVYGNPVMFGPVDWNYPAGAPVRRGKSVEELGDAGWARERERMAHLQHLQQLHQLQVQQQQVGYPAYGVVHPGQPQGPVMVASPGDPVPAPGFPGGMMVPLGGPGPPPVHVPAPWQAQWENQAQIRPSNACRQTSWEYNDPHKAAFQEKRPQGQNIYFHPGSEDGHLNVRVSEWKGKHCFYQGPEDYSQQDYSRVPQEKDNNDLRTQEGYGKLDKERRRRDDWDRENDRYDHRSHRDSEEYDHKDKYRQRDHYDRKYDERYDDREQYYDSRKQRKNDLRERDSYNSEYEDYYDRKDTYARRDNYRDSDCYYDRDRDYYDSKESDRYREKDYYQCREDDRYYDERKRKDHHYDRHVEDRYDRRENNYKDRDDYDQRGEDTYTSKRRGQYDSALDEHCGYKDRDHYDRYRDPDDERYDHRRRDHYKSREHYEQRDHDNEDRYESREVDCSYNKPRDRYRDLRSISAESRYEEYPKKDRKTHCEEWVEQQNQKLALRGLHSFEDPGVYQHNDDQEKGYESSAGSIGSKRGRKPVYVGSLDRNSFYRKTAPSSLRKSQFATTRKQKQEMTLLSSQPRPLDSTTTSDSTPATGTEDPEQRMLEKRSKVIEELLQTESDYIKDLQMCVEEIIEPLQKKQVKNVDFEGLFGNISSVIDLSKRLFETLQDSDSIGKVFLGFKAELEEVYKIYCQNHDDAISLLETYEKDENIQHHVLECLERLRAIYREWGKTNYINLGSFLIKPVQRVMRYPLLLMELLGATPESHHDRPQLTQALQAVKEINVNINEYKRRKDLVVKYRKGDEDTFIDKISKLSMHSIIKKSNRVSSHLKHLTGISPQIKDEAFDEAEKKFRLQERLIKSFIRDISLYLQHIRESASVKVLAAISFCDIYTERSILDPERFQRAHRCISDKQFTQFKERTEALVINPLTQLLLMFAGPHKLIQKRFDKLLDYDNCKERADRLKDRRVQDELQVARNNYEALNAQLLDELPKFHGAAEELFTGCVRAFAQAQKDFMKTTLGELKPLLQAFSNKAGTEGNLIAKFQEEYSRVLQLLQSFSFCPENLPPATTTKKTFEKKTLEKQTSKKQLQGPPNYILQTDEHRAGLLVRYGPEKLFQAERNFNAAQDLDVSILEGDLVGVIKQQDPMGSHNRWLIDNGVSKGFVYSSFLKPYNPRRSQSDVSIESQSSNESGYGGSSPVFSRQNSNSTLTFNQETATVSFSASQPQSQSSPHPSLDSASSRRSHHRDALNPDSVSQSNSINSSPRNPSSRREFSDHRNSSSQRDTELSYRHSGNHRDAYDTSYASPSSHKEMSDLSETDSYSSLRNNRSQRYGHTDKSYSSYQWRNGDNGGQKRSAYSRDEYIEPEPEPEPEPEPEPEPEDESELDGHQIYYALYSFDARCANELSISANQQLRILEFKDMNGNSEWWLGEAGGRRGYVPSNYIRKSEYT, encoded by the exons ATGAAGAGCCCGGTGGTTTATGGCAACCCAGTCATGTTCGGTCCAGTGGATTGGAACTATCCAGCTGGTGCGCCGGTAAGGAGAGGGAAGAGTGTGGAGGAGCTAGGGGATGCCGGGTgggccagagagagagagaggatggcCCATCTGCAACATCTACAACAACTACACCAACTGCAGGTTCAGCAGCAACAGGTTGGATATCCTGCATATGGTGTAGTTCATCCTGGACAGCCACAAGGACCTGTCATGGTAGCAAGTCCTGGTGACCCAGTTCCAGCTCCAGGCTTCCCTGGCGGCATGATGGTGCCTTTAGGTGGGCCAGGGCCACCTCCAGTGCATGTGCCAGCTCCATGGCAAGCACAATGGGAGAACCAAGCCCAAATTAGACCGAGCAATGCCTGCCGCCAAACCAGTTGGGAGTATAATGACCCACACAAGGCAGCTTTCCAAGAGAAGAGGCCTCAAGGCCAGAACATTTACTTCCACCCTGGTTCCGAGGATGGTCATCTAAACGTGAGAGTATCTGAGTGGAAAGGAAAGCATTGTTTTTACCAGGGCCCTGAGGATTACAGCCAGCAGGACTACAGCAGAGTGccacaagaaaaagacaacaatgacTTAAGAACTCAAGAGGGATATGGTAAATTGGACAAGGAGCGAAGAAGAAGAGACGATTGGGACAGAGAAAATGACCGTTATGACCATAGGAGTCACAGAGATTCGGAGGAGTATGATCATAAGGATAAATACAGGCAAAGGGATCATTATGACAGGAAATATGATGAGCGCTATGATGACCGAGAGCAATATTATGACAGCAGGAAACAGCGTAAAAATGACCTCAGAGAGAGGGACAGTTACAACAGTGAGTATGAAGACTACTACGACCGTAAGGACACCTATGCTCGAAGAGACAATTACAGAGACAGTGATTGCTACTATGACCGGGACAGGGATTACTATGACTCCAAAGAGAGTGACCGCTATAGAGAAAAGGACTACTACCAGTGTAGGGAGGACGACCGCTACTATGACGAGCGAAAACGTAAGGACCACCACTATGATCGGCATGTGGAGGATCGATATGACCGCAGAGAAAATAACTATAAAGACAGGGACGATTACGATCAAAGGGGTGAGGACACTTACACCAGTAAAAGAAGGGGCCAGTATGACTCTGCACTGGACGAGCATTGTGGTTATAAGGACCGGGACCACTATGACAGGTACAGGGATCCAGATGATGAGCGCTACGACCACAGAAGGAGGGACCACTACAAATCAAGGGAGCACTATGAGCAGAGGGACCATGACAATGAGGACCGCTATGAATCTAGAGAGGTGGATTGTTCCTACAACAAGCCCAGAGACAGATATCGAGATTTACGCTCAATATCTGCAGAATCGCGGTATGAGGAATACCCTAAAAAAGACCGCAAGACACACTGCGAGGAATGGGTCGAGCAGCAGAACCAGAAGTTGGCGCTCAGGGGGTTGCATTCGTTTGAGGATCCCGGTGTATACCAGCACAATGACGATCAGGAGAAGGGGTATGAGTCAAGCGCCGGGAGCATTGGGTCAAAACGGGGTCGCAAGCCTGTTTATGTGGGCTCGCTGGATCGGAATAGTTTCTACAGGAAGACGGCTCCAAGCTCCCTGCGAAAGTCCCAGTTTGCCACCACAAGGAAACAAAAGCAAG AGATGACGCTCCTATCATCCCAGCCCAGACCCCTGGACTCCACCACGACCTCCGACTCGACCCCCGCCACCGGCACAGAGGATCCCGAGCAGAGGATGTTGGagaagaggtcaaaggtcattgaggagctgctgcagacggAGAGCGACTACATCAAAGACCTGCAGATGTGTGTAGAGGAGATCATCGAGCCACTGCAGAAGAAGCAg GTGAAGAATGTGGACTTTGAAGGTCTCTTTGGCAACATCAGCTCTGTGATCGACCTGTCAAAACGCCTTTTTGAAACACTGCAAGACAGCGACTCTATTG GAAAAGTATTTCTGGGCTTCAAAGCTGAGCTGGAAGAGGTTTACAAGATCTACTGCCAGAACCATGATGATGCCATCTCTCTGCTGGAGACCTACGAGAAAGACGAAAACATCCAGCATCATGTGTTGGAGTGTTTGGAGAGACTGAG GGCCATATATCGTGAGTG GGGGAAAACAAATTACATCAACCTCGGCTCTTTCTTAATCAAGCCGGTGCAGCGGGTGATGCGCTACCCGCTGCTGCTGATGGAGCTGCTGGGGGCCACACCCGAGAGCCACCACGACCGGCCCCAGCTGACTCAAGCTCTGCAGGCTGTTAAAGAGATCAACGTAAACATCAACGAGTACAAGCGCAGGAAAGACcttg TGGTGAAGTACAGGAAAGGCGACGAGGACACGTTCATTGACAAGATCTCAAAGCTGAGCATGCACTCCATTATCAAAAAATCCAACAGAGTCAGCAGCCACCTCAAACACCTGACAGGAATTTCACCCCAG attaaagATGAAGCATTTGATGAAGCTGAGAAGAAGTTCAGACTGCAGGAGAGACTCATCAAGTCTTTTATCAGGGACATTTCCTTGTACCTGCAACATATAAGG GAGTCAGCATCTGTGAAGGTTTTGGCAGCCATCAGTTTCTGTGACATCTACACAGAGCGCAGCATCCTCGACCCCGAGCGCTTTCAGAGAGCTCACCGCTGCATCAGCGACAAACAGTTCACGCAGTTT AAGGAGCGCACAGAGGCCTTAGTCATCAATCCGCTCACACAGCTCCTCCTCATGTTCGCTGGACCGCACAAACTCATCCAAAAGCGCTTCGACAAGCTGCTTGACTACGACAACTGCAAGGAGCGCGCAGATCGCCTCAAGGACCGCCGTGTCCAGGATGAGCTTCAGGTGGCGCGCAACAACTATGAGGCGCTCAACGCCCAACTTCTAGATGAGCTCCCCAAGTTCCACGGTGCTGCAGAGGAGCTTTTTACTGGCTGTGTGAGGGCTTTCGCTCAGGCCCAGAAGGACTTTATGAAGACGACACTGGGAGAGCTGAAGCCCCTCCTACAGGCT TTTTCTAACAAAGCTGGCACAGAGGGCAACCTGATTGCTAAGTTTCAAGAAGAGTACAGCCGAGTCCTCCAACTCCTGCAGAGCTTTAGCTTCTGCCCGGAGAACCTTCCTCCAGCCACCACCACAAAGAAGACCTTTGAGAAGAAGACTCTGGAGAAGCAGAcatctaaaaaacagctgcagggaCCT CCAAACTACATCCTGCAGACAGATGAGCACCGTGCAGGACTTCTGGTACGCTATGGTCCTGAGAAACTTTTCCAGGCGGAGAGAAACTTTAATGCAGCACAGGATCTGGATGTCTCTATATTGGAAGGAGATCTTGTGGGTGTGATCAAGCAGCAGGACCCCATGGGTAGCCACAACCGTTGGCTCATTGATAATGGGG TCTCCAAAGGTTTCGTGTACAGCTCCTTCCTTAAACCATATAACCCACGCAGGAGCCAATCAGACGTCTCCATCGAAAGCCAGTCGTCTAATGAGTCAGGCTATGGCGGCTCCTCACCTGTGTTCTCTCGccaaaacagcaacagcacGCTGACCTTCAACCAGGAAACAGCCACAGTCAGCTTTTCCGCTTCGCAGCCCCAAAGCCAGTCATCTCCGCACCCTTCGCTGGACTCTGCCTCGTCTCGAAGAAGTCACCACAGAGATGCACTTAACCCCGACTCTGTCAGTCAGAGCAACTCCATAAACTCCTCCCCAAGAAATCCCTCAAGCCGCAGGGAATTCTCAGACCACCGAAACTCCTCCAGTCAAAGAGACACCGAGCTTTCTTATCGGCATTCTGGCAATCACAGAGACGCATACGATACGAGTTATGCAAGTCCAAGCAGCCACAAGGAGATGTCAGACCTTTCGGAGACGGACTCTTATTCTTCACTTAGAAACAATCGCTCACAGCGGTatggacacacagacaaaagctACAGTTCATACCAGTGGAGAAATGGAGACAATGGTGGTCAGAAGAGGAGTGCTTACTCCAGAGATGAGTACATAGAGCCGGAgccagaaccagaaccagaaccagagccagaaccagaaccagaggACGAGAGTGAATTAGACGGTCATCAG ATCTACTACGCTCTTTACTCCTTCG